In Ornithodoros turicata isolate Travis chromosome 1, ASM3712646v1, whole genome shotgun sequence, the DNA window CCTCATATCGTGCAAGTCAGGAGGCACAGAAGTGTTATAGAGGAGAGAGGGGAAggtttttcttatttattttattttggtGGCTTTGTGCAAACTAAACAAGTTAACTGGGCAGTGCTAGAAAAACAGACGGTATTTCTATTCAGTTCAGAGTCTGACGGGTCAATTAGATTTTCTATCTCAGTTTGCTAATTTGTATTTTTAGTGCATACTGTTTGCTCAGTTTGTACAGTTAGAGTGCCACACTCCTTCAATGACGGCAGTGAATCCTTTGACCCAAAACCAAATGCGAAGCATTGTAATCTCATACATTGCTGATATTGAAGAAGATCGCTAACCCTCGCCTccctccccctctctctctctttttttatagGGGCGTGGGAACCACTCGAATACCACCTGACACCTGAGCAGTTCGAATGTTGCTTTCACAAACTGCAGAGGGTTCCCTACACCTTGAACAACATCCCTTTCCCACATCTACGCGAGTTCCTTTCAAGTTCGTCCCTGAAGTATGGGATTGGGGAAGACGCCATCTTGCTTTCACTCCTTACATGTACTGCGCACTTCATGGGCGTATCTGCGTCCAGACTGCAACTAACTGAATCCTGGTCTGAGTATCCCGTGCTGTGGTCCACCGTGCTTTTGCCCCAAGTGCTGTCCTGTCACAGCTTTGCTTCTACACTACAGACAATCCTCATTGAGGTACACCAGGAGCTGTCAAGCCGGCATCCCAGCATGTCGCCGACTGTTCTCGACTTCTTCACTGAAGCCGACCTCTTCCCGCTGCTAGAAGCGCAGAGCAGTCCCGCGATCGGTGTCCATTCCACATTTCGCCTTGTGCGAGCCTTGCTTGACGAGATAGGTGACGTTAAACTCCGAAAGATTGCATCGGGCGAGCCCATACTGTATGTCTCAGAAATGCGACACGTGTTCCTTAATCCAGCCCAGTTCAACATTTGTTCCGTCATAGAACCATGGGATTTTCACGAGACCTTCAATGATCTCTCTCAGTCCCAAAAGTTCAACGAATGGTTCTGGCCGTGCGGCCTTCTGGGATGCTCATCCGAGAAATACGTTGAGATGTGCGTCACGGAAGATGTGAACGAACGTAGTCACTTCAAGGAACTCATGCTTGCGGTTGCCGAGACGCATTTACGGGTGCCAATCGTTTACAGATTGACGAGTGAAGCAAGAGCAATTCTTCCCCATTTAACATCGACACTGAGGCAGCTAGCTCTATCGTGGAATATGCGCCTACCATTATTCAAAACCGCACTCAGCCAAATACTTCGAACTGCAACTATACTAAATGTGCTTGACTCATTGCTTCGTTCTTCAGCAATCAGCCGGGAGGTTTCTGTAGCCTATCTGTGGCAGGCGCATGAAGTCGTCATGCATTCCCTGAGGATGAAAGCGGAGCTCTTAAATCATCCCATTGCTGATGAGACCTTAAGGCAGGGAACAAACGGTGGTCCATACGACTTCACATCTCATAGGACATCAGTGTCGACACCGGAGCAAACTGTGGCAGTATTGAGAGCGTCGCTTCCACACGACCTTTCGGTCTCGGTAGTGCAGGCAATGAACAGGGAGGACGAGGTTAATCACTCCATGATGGTGGCAGCACCCCCAGAGTTTGTTGAGAACTGCCCTCCCACGTTCTCGATCCTACCGGAATCGGACGAAGAGTTCATCAACCAGTTCCGCTACAAGATACGGAGATTGCTGCTCTGTGGGAAGTCCATTTTAACGCCGACTCTCATCTCCCAGATGAAGTACATTCCCGTGGCCGATCCGAGTGTGCCAGGAAAGCCAAGGTACCCGACACACGTGGCAGCAATGTTCCTAGAACGGGTGGCTGCATTAGGCTTCGGCATGATGATTGCGCCAAGTGACAGTCACTCAAAGAGATTGGTCTTTCACAAGGTGGAATATCACAACTTGGGGCCTCAGCAATTGGACCTACTGCAAAATTTGCGCATCACACGGGAACAGTATTCTCAAGGTTGCCAGCGCATGAGAGCTGCCCCTTACACAGTGGAAGTAAAAGGAGCGAACGTGCCAACAGCCTGCGTTGCAATACCACTCATAGAGAAGCAGGACGATGTGATTGATGTTAGTTAGAAGCGCCAGtggcagtttctttttttgtgtgtgtgtgtgtgtatgtgtgtgtgataACTCGTTTGAACTGTGCTTAGAAAGTGTGCCTTATACAGTATATGTGTACCAAAGTATACCTACCTCTTCGAACTCTCTATGAGTGTGTGGTATATAGGCGACTTTATATGAATTGTGAGTGATTTGGTTTGTCCAGCAAACTTTCCTTTGCGGTCTTCTGTTATGGTGGAACTTTTTACTTGTCCGACAACACTGTTGGTTTGTGTAGCAACTTCAGGAGTGTGACAAGGACTGCTTCATATAGCGAGTGTTCAGGCTCTATTTTATCGAATTGCAGTTAATATCCATATCATCACTAACAAATGGTAGTGTGTCGTTTTAATATGATCTGATGCAGCATGGAGTTGCGTGAATGAGTGATGGCTTTTGCATATCCCCCATGTCAAGCTTGGATGTGTGTGCATTTGTACGCCTACTCACTGCTAAGCGGGTCGAAACAATGGCAGATGCCGTGTTAGTCTGTGGTATTTTTACTCATTTTTCAGTATTATACTGTTTAGTCGACTACTCCTTCTAGTAGTTGATCTGTGATGAGCTGTTTGTTTAGTACCTTGAACCTCTGCCATTGTAAAGAAACCTGAAACACTGAGCCAAGCATGACACCTAGGCACAGTCTGCCAGTGCATTGGTTTGGCTATTGTTAATATGCTTGCTGCTGTATGAGCTGTATCATCTAGCGAATGCATGTCGACAGTACAACTTTATAGTTCCTAAACGTTTCGTGTGAGACAGTGTTGGCTTTTCTTTCGCGCTTCCGCTTTTGTTGTTTTACCGGTCATGCTTTTGTGGGAAGCAACACAGAGACCACTCATCTTTCTTTATGTTGTTTCACCTGTAACTGCCTTCATTCAGTTTAAGCCCAGATTTCTTGCGTTTCCTATACTTTCACTATCTCGTAGACACTTACAGTGTGGCAAGCATGACTTGTACGGTGTACTGTGCAGTATTTGTGTCAAGAATTCAATAACTTTGAACAGGAAAGATGACATGCCATAAAAGATCTGGCAGATTGGTAACACCAGTATGTTTCAGATAAATTCTGATTATCAAGTTTACCGGTACTACTACTTCTAAAATTTGGAACCTTCCTTGAAAGTTGCAACTGCTTATCAGTATCGTAACGCTTTGTGTTGTAAGAAGCATATGCCGTGAAATTGGCATTGGTCTTGCTGCATTTCCTGTTATTTATAATGATCTCTGACAACATTTTCATTGTTTCATATGAAACTTTAATATCCTGTATCGTGTACTTGTTTTATATGATAGTTTGTATAAAAAACTGCAAATAACACCAGCAGTGTACGTGGCATTATTACGTTGGCAGTTACATGGCAGCAGCGTGGCAATTATAGCTGACATGTGAGGGTCTCTGCATGTTCCCACCAACAGTATGTACTCATATTGTAACCTCTGCAAACTGCTATCGGGACCCTGTCATGCACCATGTACATATGTCATATTAAAGCAGAGGGTTGGCACAGTGCTGCACGTTAAAGTTTTTTGAGTAAGCGTAACATGGTTAGCCGTTGGTTAGTCATGTCTATATGTGCAAATAAACATCGGATAACTTGCTCAGGGAAAGCAGTTTTCTACACTGGTCGACCATGTTGCAGGggagttcttttctttttcttttgttcattgTGGTTGTTGGTACAACAGATCATTACATCGACACCCTGTTTAACGTGATACATTGCCTATTACCTAGTCCTCTGAGCATTGAAGTACATGCATGGACCATGAACTACTCAATACAGTTTTAAAACGTTCATTACTTGTTATACTTTTGTACATGTTACACATGTCCTACATTGAAATGTCATGCTCTTCAGTTTTAAACATTGCTTTTAGCGAGTTCCAAGTTTAGAAAACTCACCGCTCGTAGAGTAAAAAATAATTGGTGTCTTTCGCCTTGCATGCCAATATGCAATTGAGTTATTTGAGAAGTTATTTTTCATGGCTATATTCTGACATTCAGAATTGCTTGTCTTTAGAATATGCAAATTACAAAAATTTCAAACTTTTGAATTAAGTTGTGGTTTTGAACAGTATCACTGTTCACATTGTTTTCTGAACATTGTGCTGGCCAGATATTTTCAATTCTTTTCAACATGTGTTTTGTGAAActacagtctctgttcgaaatatcggcagctctagTCTTGAGGCAATTTCCTTCAAACttccctaccggttcgctgtATTTCTACCCGTCTGCTAAACAGTATGATGCTTTTCTTTGACACCTGTTTTGTTTTTATATAAATTCTGAATGGGGTGTGACCAAGATTATCAACATGTTTGTTCATTTTTGCATTTAGTGGTGTTGATAACCTGAGATCTTTGCATAAACATGTGCAACATGACATTTTTGGCTGAATGCTTCTCTCAACATTTGAGTGAAAGATATGCTGTTTTATCGTTCTTATATGTTGGGGTCCAAACCT includes these proteins:
- the LOC135378327 gene encoding uncharacterized protein LOC135378327 isoform X1 — encoded protein: MADSGDAQNLCQEDLLQAHRKERKDLQGAWEPLEYHLTPEQFECCFHKLQRVPYTLNNIPFPHLREFLSSSSLKYGIGEDAILLSLLTCTAHFMGVSASRLQLTESWSEYPVLWSTVLLPQVLSCHSFASTLQTILIEVHQELSSRHPSMSPTVLDFFTEADLFPLLEAQSSPAIGVHSTFRLVRALLDEIGDVKLRKIASGEPILYVSEMRHVFLNPAQFNICSVIEPWDFHETFNDLSQSQKFNEWFWPCGLLGCSSEKYVEMCVTEDVNERSHFKELMLAVAETHLRVPIVYRLTSEARAILPHLTSTLRQLALSWNMRLPLFKTALSQILRTATILNVLDSLLRSSAISREVSVAYLWQAHEVVMHSLRMKAELLNHPIADETLRQGTNGGPYDFTSHRTSVSTPEQTVAVLRASLPHDLSVSVVQAMNREDEVNHSMMVAAPPEFVENCPPTFSILPESDEEFINQFRYKIRRLLLCGKSILTPTLISQMKYIPVADPSVPGKPRYPTHVAAMFLERVAALGFGMMIAPSDSHSKRLVFHKVEYHNLGPQQLDLLQNLRITREQYSQGCQRMRAAPYTVEVKGANVPTACVAIPLIEKQDDVIDVS